In the Pseudolabrys taiwanensis genome, one interval contains:
- the gluQRS gene encoding tRNA glutamyl-Q(34) synthetase GluQRS has product MSPPVFRFAPSPNGYLHLGHALSALLNADMARQADGRVLLRIEDIDASRCRPEYEQAVYEDLAWLGITWDGPVRRQSEHFDDYRAALAKLEAQGLVYPSFESRAEIAAMVAAREAQAPWLRDPDGAPLYPGAAKDMPSDERARRLASGAPYALRLDMAAALARVDALTWQETGTGPAGETGTIAADPAAWGDVVLARKDTPTSYHLAVAADDAAQGITDVVRGQDLFHATAVHRLLQALLGLPAPRYHHHRLVLDPDGRKLSKSTQATGLRELRARGLTAGDVRRLVGLD; this is encoded by the coding sequence ATGTCGCCACCCGTTTTCCGCTTCGCCCCATCGCCAAACGGCTATCTGCACCTCGGCCACGCGCTGTCGGCGCTGCTGAACGCGGACATGGCCCGCCAGGCGGACGGCCGCGTCCTGCTGCGCATCGAGGACATCGATGCCAGCCGCTGCCGGCCGGAATACGAGCAGGCGGTCTACGAGGACCTCGCTTGGCTCGGCATAACGTGGGACGGGCCGGTGCGGCGGCAGTCCGAGCATTTCGACGACTACCGGGCGGCGCTCGCCAAACTGGAGGCGCAGGGCCTAGTTTATCCAAGCTTCGAGAGCCGGGCGGAGATTGCGGCCATGGTCGCCGCGCGCGAAGCGCAGGCGCCTTGGCTGCGCGACCCCGACGGCGCGCCGCTCTATCCTGGCGCGGCGAAGGACATGCCGTCAGACGAACGGGCGCGCCGGCTGGCGTCCGGGGCGCCCTACGCGCTGCGGCTCGACATGGCGGCAGCGTTGGCCCGCGTCGATGCGCTGACCTGGCAGGAGACGGGTACCGGCCCGGCCGGCGAGACGGGAACGATCGCCGCCGATCCGGCCGCCTGGGGCGATGTCGTTCTGGCCCGCAAGGACACGCCCACGAGCTATCATCTGGCGGTGGCGGCCGACGACGCCGCGCAGGGCATTACCGATGTGGTGCGTGGCCAGGACCTCTTCCACGCCACCGCGGTGCATCGTCTCCTGCAGGCCCTGCTCGGCCTGCCGGCGCCGCGCTATCACCATCACCGGCTGGTGCTCGACCCTGATGGCCGCAAGCTGTCGAAGTCCACCCAGGCGACCGGCCTGCGGGAACTGCGGGCGCGGGGATTAACCGCTGGGGACGTTCGGCGGTTAGTTGGTCTCGATTGA
- a CDS encoding DNA-3-methyladenine glycosylase family protein, with protein MTHFLRNQADLEAALAELIRHDPRLQPVAEKAGPFDLRQREPGYAGLCAIVCGQQLSTASAAAIRARLLAAFQPFHHDTVRKARTDKLKRLGLSTAKIKAIREIGKAVADGAIDLNAVGEMDADVAHQALVALHGIGPWTADIYLLFCLGHADAFPAGDLAVQEAARIAFDLPKRPDAKALTKLAEAWRPWRGVAAHLLWAYYHVVKRREGISLEPGKAKPRAKSKTKTKTKTKSAPKKPKKPAIAKKAKRKKTNG; from the coding sequence ATGACCCACTTCCTCCGCAACCAGGCCGATCTCGAAGCCGCGCTCGCCGAACTCATCCGGCACGACCCGCGCCTGCAGCCGGTCGCCGAGAAGGCCGGTCCCTTCGATTTGCGTCAGCGCGAGCCGGGCTATGCCGGCCTGTGCGCGATCGTCTGCGGCCAGCAGCTGTCGACCGCGAGCGCCGCGGCCATCCGCGCGCGCCTGCTCGCCGCCTTTCAGCCCTTCCACCATGACACCGTCCGCAAGGCGCGCACCGACAAGCTGAAACGCCTCGGTCTGTCGACGGCCAAGATCAAAGCCATCCGTGAGATCGGCAAAGCCGTGGCGGACGGCGCGATCGACCTCAACGCGGTCGGCGAGATGGATGCCGACGTCGCGCATCAGGCGCTCGTCGCCTTGCACGGCATCGGGCCGTGGACAGCGGACATCTATCTGCTGTTCTGTCTCGGCCATGCCGACGCCTTTCCCGCCGGCGATCTGGCCGTGCAGGAAGCGGCGCGCATCGCCTTCGATCTGCCCAAGCGGCCGGACGCGAAGGCCCTCACCAAGCTGGCCGAAGCCTGGCGTCCCTGGCGCGGTGTGGCCGCGCATTTGCTGTGGGCCTACTATCACGTCGTCAAACGGCGCGAGGGCATCTCGCTCGAACCGGGTAAAGCGAAGCCCAGAGCCAAGAGCAAGACGAAGACCAAGACCAAGACCAAGTCGGCGCCGAAGAAACCGAAGAAGCCAGCGATAGCGAAGAAAGCGAAAAGGAAGAAGACGAATGGTTGA
- a CDS encoding alpha/beta hydrolase: MVELNGPRLEPLSGQARQLVVFLHGYGADGNDLIEIGRAWQPLMPDAAFVSPHAPRPCGQAPMGREWFPLTFRDLNERWTGVNAAAPVLNAFLDAELQRHNLPGSALALVGFSQGTMMSLHVGLRRAEAPAAIVGYSGMLVTPESDAEMERFAADIRARPPVLLVHGDSDDLIPVQALFHAAQGLAALDVPVEFHISAGIGHGIDQEGLRQGGEFLARRFNRRATP, translated from the coding sequence ATGGTTGAACTCAACGGCCCGCGCCTGGAGCCGCTTTCTGGACAGGCGCGCCAACTCGTCGTCTTCCTGCATGGCTATGGCGCCGACGGCAACGACCTCATCGAGATCGGCCGCGCCTGGCAGCCGCTCATGCCGGACGCCGCTTTCGTGTCGCCGCATGCGCCACGTCCTTGCGGACAAGCGCCGATGGGCCGGGAATGGTTTCCCCTCACCTTCCGCGATCTCAACGAGCGCTGGACCGGCGTGAACGCCGCGGCGCCGGTGCTCAACGCCTTCCTCGACGCCGAACTGCAGCGCCACAACCTGCCCGGATCGGCGCTGGCGCTGGTCGGCTTCAGCCAGGGCACCATGATGTCGCTGCATGTGGGCTTGCGCCGCGCCGAAGCGCCGGCCGCCATCGTCGGTTACTCCGGCATGCTGGTAACGCCGGAGAGCGATGCGGAAATGGAACGGTTCGCCGCCGACATCCGCGCGCGTCCGCCGGTGCTGCTGGTGCACGGCGATTCGGACGACCTCATTCCGGTGCAGGCGCTCTTCCACGCGGCGCAAGGCCTCGCCGCGCTCGATGTACCGGTGGAATTCCACATTTCCGCGGGGATCGGCCACGGCATCGACCAGGAAGGCCTGCGCCAAGGCGGTGAATTCCTGGCGCGCCGTTTCAACCGGCGCGCCACGCCCTGA
- a CDS encoding HNH endonuclease: MNVHVSSSGFPALVLNADFRPLSYYPLSLWSWQDTIKAVFLERVNIVANYDHAVRSPSFEMKLPSVVSLKTFVKPSTHPAFTRFNVFLRDRFSCQYCGDRDDLTFDHLIPRSRGGLTTWDNVITACSPCNLRKANLTPDEARMFPSHYPFQPTVHQLHKNGRLFPPNYLHESWVDYLYWDSELEP, translated from the coding sequence TTGAACGTGCACGTTTCGTCCAGCGGGTTTCCCGCGCTGGTGCTCAACGCGGACTTCCGGCCGTTGAGCTACTACCCTCTATCGCTTTGGTCCTGGCAGGACACGATCAAAGCGGTATTCCTCGAACGCGTGAACATCGTCGCCAATTACGACCACGCGGTTCGAAGTCCAAGCTTCGAAATGAAGCTTCCCAGCGTGGTGTCCTTAAAGACCTTCGTCAAACCTTCGACGCACCCCGCCTTCACCCGCTTCAACGTCTTTTTGCGCGACCGCTTCTCCTGCCAATATTGCGGCGACCGCGACGACCTTACTTTCGATCATTTGATACCGCGTTCGCGCGGCGGCCTGACCACCTGGGATAACGTGATCACCGCCTGCTCGCCCTGCAATTTGCGCAAGGCCAATCTGACGCCCGACGAAGCCCGGATGTTTCCGTCGCATTATCCGTTCCAGCCGACGGTGCATCAGCTGCACAAAAACGGCCGGCTCTTCCCGCCGAACTATCTGCACGAAAGCTGGGTCGACTATCTCTACTGGGACAGCGAACTGGAGCCTTGA